A window of the Hordeum vulgare subsp. vulgare chromosome 5H, MorexV3_pseudomolecules_assembly, whole genome shotgun sequence genome harbors these coding sequences:
- the LOC123396633 gene encoding uncharacterized protein LOC123396633, protein IIILQGSLIEMTGPKRCIAMDSSVLVEFDIRIKTGEKEEDDLTLIDGATDYCDLTTPSMSFTNRINGDCGAVDITLARVYNAVEATIDVLILKVQNGFNLSLSLFVFVGGSDQEIPLFHGTTAESCGLRRYVIAVEMDTWLQLKFKVGQNGSKNDHLERSCHFKANIHGCACQQIMLQHASLSLKVTWSTVPG, encoded by the coding sequence ATAATAATTTTGCAGGGTTCTCTCATTGAGATGACTGGCCCTAAGCGATGCATCGCAATGGATTCCTCTGTTCTAGTTGAATTTGACATCAGGATCAAGACAggagagaaagaagaagatgatctAACATTGATTGACGGCGCGACAGATTACTGTGACCTAACCACACCTTCTATGTCATTCACAAATCGCATTAATGGCGATTGTGGTGCAGTTGACATCACTTTGGCACGTGTTTACAATGCTGTGGAAGCCACGATAGATGTTCTCATATTGAAAGTGCAGAATGGATTCAATTTGTCGCTCAGTTTGTTTGTATTTGTTGGCGGGTCAGATCAGGAAATTCCACTCTTTCATGGCACTACTGCTGAGTCATGTGGCTTAAGAAGATACGTGATTGCTGTAGAGATGGATACTTGGTTGCAGTTGAAGTTCAAGGTAGGTCAAAACGGCTCTAAAAATGACCATCTTGAACGCAGTTGCCATTTCAAAGCAAACATTCATGGATGTGCCTGTCAACAAATAATGCTTCagcatgcctctctctctctgaaggTGACTTGGTCAACCGTGCCAGGATAA